One genomic segment of Rhodothermales bacterium includes these proteins:
- the ccmA gene encoding heme ABC exporter ATP-binding protein CcmA yields MNRLTAVDIGKRFGRRFIFRHVHVEFAAGEVVAITGPNGSGKSTLLRILAGLLTPTEGHIDASWNGSESVDDLTRHVGFVAPYINVYDSFTAAENLAFLVRLRRLGGGDATIERALREVGLEAAANQEVGTYSSGMKQRLKLAMAVIHDPAVLMFDEPSSNLDAAGRRVVTELIEAHRERGRIVLVATNIDDEAAVCDRQVNVAEFVALIAR; encoded by the coding sequence CTGAATCGCTTGACAGCAGTCGACATCGGCAAACGATTTGGTCGCCGTTTCATCTTCCGACATGTGCACGTCGAATTCGCGGCCGGAGAAGTCGTCGCGATTACCGGTCCGAACGGATCCGGGAAATCGACTTTGCTCAGGATTCTCGCTGGACTTCTGACGCCGACGGAAGGGCATATCGATGCGAGTTGGAACGGGTCCGAAAGCGTGGACGATCTCACGAGGCACGTTGGCTTTGTGGCGCCCTACATCAACGTGTACGACTCGTTCACCGCCGCTGAGAATCTGGCGTTTCTCGTACGACTTCGACGGCTCGGCGGTGGCGACGCTACGATAGAACGCGCGCTCAGGGAGGTCGGACTGGAAGCAGCGGCCAACCAGGAGGTCGGCACGTACTCGAGTGGCATGAAGCAGCGGCTCAAGCTCGCAATGGCAGTCATCCACGATCCTGCGGTGCTGATGTTCGACGAGCCCAGTTCCAACCTGGACGCAGCTGGCCGGAGGGTCGTCACGGAACTGATAGAAGCCCACAGGGAGAGGGGGCGGATCGTACTTGTGGCTACGAATATCGATGACGAGGCTGCTGTCTGTGACCGGCAGGTGAACGTAGCTGAGTTTGTTGCGTTAATCGCGCGCTAG
- a CDS encoding superoxide dismutase family protein, producing the protein MKSTLLLSLPLMIAGVACQSGDKEQAQPAPQTEVDAVYSASLSPANQSGVSGTVEFSSVADGTVLVTAVVSGLESGGRFGFHVHEFGDCSAPDASSAGGHYNPMGSPHGAPGNPATERHAGDLGNLEELAEGVAEFESVDSVIRLTGEQTIEGKAVIVHSGADDFVTQPTGNAGKRLACGVIVRKVQ; encoded by the coding sequence ATGAAATCAACCCTCCTCCTGTCGCTTCCGCTGATGATCGCCGGCGTGGCCTGCCAGAGCGGTGACAAAGAACAAGCACAACCCGCTCCGCAGACAGAGGTCGATGCGGTATATAGTGCCTCGCTGAGCCCCGCCAACCAGAGCGGGGTGTCCGGCACAGTTGAATTCTCATCCGTGGCAGACGGGACTGTTCTCGTCACAGCTGTTGTTTCGGGGCTGGAATCTGGCGGACGGTTTGGCTTTCACGTCCACGAGTTTGGAGACTGTAGTGCGCCCGATGCGAGTTCGGCAGGCGGTCACTACAATCCGATGGGCTCTCCACACGGAGCGCCCGGCAACCCTGCCACTGAGCGACATGCCGGGGATCTGGGCAACCTGGAAGAACTGGCCGAAGGCGTCGCCGAGTTCGAGTCAGTCGACTCCGTGATTCGGCTCACCGGGGAGCAGACAATCGAGGGCAAGGCGGTGATCGTACACTCTGGCGCCGATGACTTTGTAACACAGCCAACCGGCAATGCGGGCAAGCGACTCGCGTGCGGCGTAATTGTGCGGAAGGTTCAGTGA
- a CDS encoding EAL domain-containing protein produces the protein MKLEPSPLSPTGLGVVGSPNPGALDVRQVETGFLEEGPDGLIRHLNVSFCRLLGLPDPPQSYVTRSLSEVLGSASRPLPELTAFRNQLVGQPHGDATTSRTTEIDFGPGRRLEITYVPRMRDGDVMAHLWMLRDVGDNRAAVEKLRFQAEVLAQVSDAVVTVGSDMAIKYWNKGAEVLTGLSVEDTLGRGPEELLQFRFEKPEEEHAAWGLLADRGTWSGEIIISTPHTEGERHIHASASVLYGPTGEFNGLLAVMRDDTERREMQDRLIHHAYHDTLTGLPNRMMFLRSLDSATAESRDGEPDYAVVFLDLDRFKMVNDSLGHHAGDALLKMFAFRLKQAVRDGDVIARLGGDEFAVLLSGVGGQDGALYVAERILESLASPFIIEGMEVFSSASIGIVMGDPHYDLAEDLLRDADAAMYQAKRKGRACFAVFDETQQMQASALLQLESDLRRAIERDELRVFYQPIIHLASGTLYGFEALVRWYHPHRGLITPAQFMSVAEETGLIVDLDRWMFQQATEQVAAWDRRFGDLDLSISVNCSNRSFHDPELVDYIASVMDLTGLGDSRVALEITESVLIDDGERAVRDLERIKALGVKISLDDFGTGYASLSMLHSLPIDILKIDRSFIKRMERQDDGLKMVKTVLDLAKSLNIHAVAEGVETTRQLDHLQSMDCMFGQGYLFSKPLDADMTGALIARRSEWLGEIFQQPPVPIRSVA, from the coding sequence ATGAAGTTAGAGCCGTCCCCACTTTCGCCGACCGGACTGGGAGTAGTCGGTTCACCCAACCCTGGAGCCCTCGACGTGCGCCAGGTCGAGACGGGCTTTCTGGAAGAGGGACCCGACGGCCTCATTCGACATCTCAACGTTTCGTTCTGTCGGCTACTCGGATTACCTGATCCCCCGCAATCGTATGTGACGAGATCTCTCAGCGAAGTACTGGGATCAGCGTCTCGTCCGCTGCCTGAGCTCACGGCATTCCGCAACCAACTGGTGGGTCAGCCTCACGGTGATGCCACCACGTCTCGCACTACCGAGATTGATTTCGGCCCTGGACGACGACTCGAGATCACCTACGTCCCGAGAATGCGCGACGGCGACGTTATGGCACATCTGTGGATGCTTCGTGATGTCGGCGACAACCGTGCAGCCGTCGAGAAACTGCGGTTCCAGGCTGAGGTTCTTGCGCAGGTGAGCGACGCCGTTGTAACGGTGGGCTCAGACATGGCCATCAAGTACTGGAACAAGGGTGCTGAGGTACTGACTGGTCTAAGCGTAGAAGACACGCTGGGGAGAGGTCCGGAAGAGTTGCTACAATTTCGCTTTGAGAAGCCCGAAGAAGAGCACGCCGCCTGGGGTCTTCTGGCAGACCGCGGAACGTGGTCGGGAGAGATCATTATCTCCACACCTCATACCGAAGGTGAGCGCCACATCCACGCATCGGCCAGTGTTCTCTACGGTCCTACCGGCGAGTTTAACGGTCTGCTCGCCGTGATGCGAGACGACACCGAGCGGCGTGAGATGCAGGATCGATTGATCCACCACGCATATCACGACACGCTGACCGGCCTGCCCAACCGTATGATGTTCCTGCGATCGCTCGACAGCGCGACCGCGGAATCTCGGGATGGCGAACCGGACTATGCGGTCGTTTTCCTCGATCTGGACCGCTTCAAGATGGTGAACGACAGCCTCGGCCATCATGCCGGAGACGCGCTACTGAAGATGTTCGCGTTCCGCCTCAAGCAGGCTGTTCGTGATGGAGACGTGATCGCGCGGCTGGGCGGAGATGAATTCGCTGTCCTGTTGAGTGGAGTCGGTGGCCAGGATGGGGCGCTGTACGTGGCCGAGCGAATCCTGGAAAGCCTGGCGTCGCCATTTATCATCGAGGGGATGGAGGTCTTTTCGTCGGCAAGCATTGGCATCGTGATGGGCGACCCCCACTATGATCTGGCCGAAGATCTGCTTCGCGATGCAGACGCCGCCATGTATCAGGCCAAGCGCAAGGGCCGCGCATGCTTCGCCGTGTTCGACGAAACGCAGCAGATGCAGGCGTCCGCGTTGCTACAGCTCGAGTCCGACCTCCGACGCGCGATCGAACGCGACGAACTTCGCGTGTTCTATCAGCCAATTATCCATCTTGCATCCGGGACACTGTACGGGTTCGAAGCACTTGTGCGCTGGTATCATCCGCATAGAGGACTGATCACGCCGGCCCAGTTCATGTCCGTAGCGGAAGAGACCGGATTGATCGTCGACCTGGATCGATGGATGTTCCAGCAGGCGACCGAGCAGGTTGCCGCGTGGGATCGCCGCTTCGGTGATCTAGATCTGTCCATCTCCGTGAACTGCTCGAATCGCAGCTTCCACGATCCCGAACTGGTCGACTACATCGCGTCGGTCATGGATCTGACGGGACTCGGAGACTCGCGAGTTGCACTGGAGATAACCGAGAGCGTTCTGATTGACGACGGAGAACGGGCGGTGCGTGATCTCGAGCGTATCAAGGCGCTCGGCGTCAAGATCAGTCTGGACGACTTTGGTACAGGATACGCGTCACTGAGCATGCTGCATTCTCTGCCGATCGACATTCTGAAGATCGATCGCTCGTTTATCAAGAGAATGGAACGACAGGACGACGGACTGAAGATGGTCAAGACCGTACTGGATCTGGCCAAATCGCTGAACATCCACGCCGTAGCCGAAGGTGTGGAAACGACGCGTCAGCTGGACCACCTGCAGTCGATGGACTGCATGTTCGGGCAGGGCTACCTCTTCTCGAAGCCGCTGGATGCTGACATGACGGGCGCGCTCATCGCCCGCCGTTCGGAGTGGCTGGGAGAGATCTTTCAGCAGCCTCCGGTGCCGATCCGATCAGTCGCGTAG
- a CDS encoding class IV adenylate cyclase: MSAESKVNVEIKAHCDDPEGVCDRLKSAGARYVGLDHQTDTYFRVREGRLKLREGNIENTLIYYRRGDEAGPRPSFVRLYHPPDPEGLRALLVEALRVEVVVKKARHIYFLSNVKVHVDSVEGLGHFLEIEAIGDPGPDVEAVLEQQCRRTMSLLGVEDDQLVDRSYSDMLAEIRR; this comes from the coding sequence ATGAGTGCCGAATCCAAAGTCAACGTCGAGATAAAGGCTCACTGCGATGATCCGGAGGGCGTCTGCGATCGGCTGAAGTCGGCGGGTGCCCGGTACGTCGGGCTTGATCATCAAACCGACACGTATTTCAGGGTTCGCGAAGGCAGGCTGAAACTGCGCGAGGGCAACATCGAGAACACGCTGATCTACTACAGGCGCGGGGATGAGGCGGGACCCCGGCCGTCGTTCGTTCGGCTCTATCACCCTCCGGATCCCGAAGGTCTTCGCGCCCTGCTTGTGGAGGCACTCCGCGTCGAAGTGGTGGTCAAGAAGGCGCGTCACATCTACTTCCTCTCAAATGTTAAGGTGCATGTGGACAGCGTCGAGGGCCTGGGACACTTCCTCGAGATCGAGGCGATAGGGGACCCCGGGCCGGACGTAGAGGCAGTGCTCGAGCAGCAGTGCCGGCGAACGATGTCTCTGCTCGGCGTTGAGGATGATCAACTGGTCGATCGATCCTACAGCGATATGCTTGCGGAGATCAGGCGGTAG
- a CDS encoding GNAT family N-acetyltransferase: protein MDTKRICLWSGPRNVSTALMYSFAQRPGTRVIDEPLYAHYLRVSGVDHPGRERIIASQDNDGERVIADVILGDTADGTIFVKNMAHHLVDVSWDFLERTANVILTRAPAQVLPSLARKLPDPRIDDTGFPVQVRLVEHLASIGQNVVVIDARELLADPESVLRQVCERISIPFVKAMLHWPSGPRPEDGVWSDIWYHDVHTTTGFAPYRPKTTPLPPKLGPLLVECEPYYARLSELAIRATPSAHTSVRPVTIEKAQRSDVARVNELLSAASLPVDGIEDVFDTLLVAKRGNVLVGAAAIEIHGSQALLRSVVVASSEQSDGVGARLVRDAVESAASLGISEVVLLTTDASDYFKRFGFEAVSRESISGPVIESREFTTLCPSTATAMRLLLSGSHGLADR from the coding sequence ATGGATACGAAACGCATTTGTCTGTGGTCGGGGCCGCGCAATGTTTCGACGGCATTGATGTATTCGTTCGCGCAACGCCCGGGTACACGTGTCATCGACGAGCCGCTTTACGCTCACTACTTGCGGGTCTCTGGCGTGGACCACCCGGGACGGGAGCGGATCATCGCGAGCCAGGACAACGACGGCGAACGTGTGATCGCTGACGTCATTCTGGGTGACACGGCCGACGGAACCATCTTCGTCAAGAACATGGCGCACCACCTCGTAGACGTCAGTTGGGACTTTCTGGAGCGAACGGCCAACGTCATTCTTACAAGAGCGCCCGCTCAGGTACTTCCGTCCCTTGCACGCAAACTGCCGGATCCGAGAATTGATGACACAGGCTTTCCCGTTCAGGTCCGGTTAGTCGAACATCTCGCCTCCATCGGACAGAATGTGGTCGTCATTGACGCGCGCGAGCTGCTGGCGGATCCGGAGTCCGTTCTCCGGCAGGTCTGCGAGCGAATAAGCATTCCGTTCGTGAAAGCGATGTTGCACTGGCCGAGTGGTCCGCGACCGGAGGACGGCGTGTGGTCGGACATCTGGTACCATGATGTTCACACCACGACGGGATTCGCGCCGTATCGGCCGAAAACGACTCCGCTGCCGCCCAAGCTCGGTCCGCTGCTGGTTGAGTGTGAGCCGTACTATGCACGCCTGTCCGAGCTGGCGATCCGTGCGACGCCGTCCGCGCACACGAGCGTCCGTCCGGTTACAATTGAAAAGGCGCAGCGCTCCGACGTCGCGCGTGTGAATGAACTGCTGTCTGCGGCCTCGCTACCGGTCGACGGCATCGAAGATGTCTTTGACACTTTGCTTGTCGCGAAGCGCGGCAACGTGCTTGTTGGTGCGGCGGCTATTGAAATCCACGGGTCGCAGGCCCTGCTGCGGTCTGTCGTTGTCGCGTCATCCGAGCAGTCGGACGGAGTAGGGGCGCGACTCGTTCGGGATGCCGTCGAGAGCGCGGCATCTTTAGGGATCTCGGAAGTGGTCCTCTTGACAACAGATGCGTCGGACTATTTCAAGCGCTTCGGTTTCGAGGCCGTGAGCAGGGAGTCGATCTCCGGTCCGGTGATCGAGTCGAGAGAATTCACCACACTCTGCCCGAGCACCGCCACCGCCATGAGGCTGTTGCTTTCCGGGTCGCATGGACTCGCGGATCGATGA
- a CDS encoding trypsin-like peptidase domain-containing protein, with product MIPSTLPIAALVCLTLAVPQFHATAQTSYYSPSFLPDTPIAAVIEPRIDAGTLYRIIQPITTATEYANGIVEYNNGNGFIVGNRFYTVNHNLASSNHVPKLRKTSYVNGVVVRAMRVSADHDLAVFPLPDELCKSHCNDLSLNEHVTVQQGQEVFWLRKFDGQVVIKRGRVLDYAWIGESPPSRDRVGRCDGRMVVQIDTPFLPGTSGSPVIDSETGQIIGIAQGSLFSERQQSGFFKPLNCLKKLRGNDSGITLTGNFVD from the coding sequence ATGATTCCCTCAACGCTGCCCATCGCGGCTCTGGTCTGTCTGACACTAGCCGTACCACAATTCCATGCAACGGCTCAGACGTCCTACTACTCGCCGTCATTCCTTCCCGACACGCCCATCGCGGCCGTGATCGAACCGAGGATTGACGCGGGCACGTTGTACCGCATCATCCAGCCCATCACGACGGCGACCGAGTACGCGAATGGAATCGTCGAGTACAACAACGGAAACGGATTCATCGTTGGGAATCGTTTCTACACCGTCAACCACAATCTTGCGTCCTCCAACCATGTGCCGAAGCTTCGAAAGACGTCGTACGTAAACGGTGTGGTCGTTCGGGCAATGCGTGTGAGTGCAGACCACGACCTTGCCGTGTTTCCGCTTCCTGACGAACTCTGTAAGAGTCATTGCAACGACCTGTCTCTCAATGAGCACGTCACGGTACAGCAAGGACAAGAAGTTTTCTGGCTCCGCAAGTTTGATGGGCAGGTCGTCATCAAGAGAGGCCGCGTTCTTGACTATGCCTGGATCGGCGAGTCTCCTCCGTCTCGTGACAGAGTCGGTCGGTGTGACGGCCGAATGGTGGTGCAGATCGATACACCCTTTCTGCCGGGCACATCAGGGTCTCCAGTCATCGACTCCGAGACCGGACAGATCATTGGAATCGCGCAGGGCAGTCTCTTCTCCGAACGCCAGCAGTCCGGATTTTTCAAGCCTCTGAACTGCCTCAAGAAATTGCGCGGTAATGACTCCGGCATAACCCTGACCGGAAATTTCGTGGACTGA
- a CDS encoding FKBP-type peptidyl-prolyl cis-trans isomerase, translating into MFDFPRLSLAAGPRQRDVEGKAGNACRNGVIATRILRLSVFLLLVLMLPACDSAEPQTVNSDPLLPEDVRPEDYTTTASGLRYFDLKVGEGISVRPQSIVQFHYVMWLEDDRVIDTSLNRGSPATVVLGEGTLIPGMEEGMIGIRVGGSRQLIVPPDLAYGAEGVPNAGIPPNATFIVGIALLDAVGQTTTE; encoded by the coding sequence ATGTTTGATTTCCCTCGACTCTCCCTTGCGGCAGGACCTCGTCAGCGTGACGTGGAGGGCAAAGCCGGGAACGCATGCCGAAATGGCGTGATCGCCACAAGAATCTTGCGACTTTCCGTGTTCCTCCTGCTCGTCTTAATGCTCCCCGCGTGTGACTCGGCTGAGCCACAAACCGTGAACAGCGACCCTCTCCTTCCAGAGGACGTCAGGCCCGAGGACTACACGACTACGGCGAGTGGTCTTCGGTACTTCGACCTGAAGGTCGGCGAGGGAATCAGCGTGCGACCGCAGTCCATCGTTCAGTTCCACTACGTGATGTGGCTTGAGGATGACCGTGTCATCGATACGAGTCTCAACCGTGGATCTCCAGCGACCGTCGTCCTGGGAGAAGGCACGTTGATACCGGGAATGGAGGAAGGGATGATTGGAATCAGAGTCGGGGGATCGAGACAACTCATTGTGCCGCCCGATCTCGCATACGGTGCTGAGGGCGTACCGAATGCCGGCATCCCACCGAATGCGACGTTCATAGTCGGCATTGCGTTGCTCGACGCAGTGGGCCAGACGACCACCGAATGA
- a CDS encoding M20/M25/M40 family metallo-hydrolase, translating to MMLTPGVDGSIADGVPGGDDDHVAAFDTVATRLIAAALEDSSAFVRLAYMADTFGPRFSGTRNLEDAIDWILASMEADGLENVHGEPVMVPKWIRGSESLVLTSPRRQEMQILGLGGSVGTGPDGIEADVLVVGSFDELLLRRDEAEGKIILYNVPFTTYGATVQYRGLGATRAAEAGAVASLVRSVGPASLYTPHTGAMRSYQDGVERIPHAAVTLEDAEMMQRMQDRGQRVRVRLQMDARTEPDVLSRNVVAEIVGWERPEEVVIMGGHIDSWDVGQGAMDDGGGCVAAWQALLLMKRLGLRPRRTVRVVLWTNEENGLRGGTGYRDAHLDEIANMVLAIESDSGVFKPRGFGFSGSDEAFETIKKIGGLLEQIGAGEVTRGGGGADIGPLMREGVPGMGLRVERSKYFWYHHTNADTMDKLDPHELNLCVATLAVMAYVVADLPERLGGERAATN from the coding sequence ATGATGTTGACGCCGGGTGTTGACGGAAGTATTGCGGACGGAGTGCCCGGCGGTGACGACGACCATGTGGCTGCTTTTGACACGGTCGCGACGCGGTTGATAGCTGCTGCACTCGAAGACAGTTCGGCCTTCGTACGACTGGCGTACATGGCGGATACGTTTGGGCCGCGCTTCAGCGGTACGCGGAATCTGGAAGACGCCATTGACTGGATACTGGCCAGCATGGAAGCGGACGGTCTCGAGAATGTGCACGGAGAACCCGTGATGGTTCCGAAATGGATTCGGGGAAGCGAATCGCTGGTGTTGACGAGCCCGAGGCGACAGGAGATGCAGATTCTCGGGTTGGGAGGGAGTGTCGGAACGGGTCCGGATGGAATCGAGGCGGATGTCCTGGTTGTCGGTTCGTTCGACGAATTGTTGTTGCGCCGCGACGAGGCCGAAGGCAAGATCATCCTATACAACGTGCCGTTCACAACGTACGGTGCAACCGTTCAATACCGGGGTCTCGGCGCAACGCGAGCGGCCGAAGCAGGCGCGGTGGCAAGCCTCGTACGGTCGGTGGGACCGGCTTCGCTCTATACACCGCACACCGGAGCGATGCGTAGCTATCAGGACGGAGTTGAACGAATACCGCATGCGGCTGTCACGCTCGAAGACGCGGAGATGATGCAGCGCATGCAGGACCGCGGGCAGCGAGTTCGAGTCCGGCTGCAAATGGATGCCAGGACGGAACCGGATGTTCTATCCCGAAACGTCGTCGCGGAGATCGTCGGATGGGAGCGACCGGAGGAGGTGGTAATAATGGGCGGGCACATCGACTCCTGGGATGTGGGCCAGGGGGCGATGGATGATGGCGGCGGCTGTGTTGCCGCGTGGCAGGCGTTGTTGCTGATGAAGAGGCTCGGGTTGCGACCCCGCCGAACGGTACGCGTCGTGCTCTGGACGAACGAGGAAAACGGACTTCGAGGTGGAACGGGTTATCGCGATGCGCATCTCGATGAGATCGCAAACATGGTGCTGGCGATCGAGTCCGACTCGGGTGTGTTCAAGCCTCGGGGGTTCGGTTTCAGTGGTTCGGACGAGGCGTTCGAGACAATAAAGAAGATTGGCGGACTTTTGGAGCAGATCGGTGCGGGTGAAGTGACGCGCGGTGGTGGAGGTGCAGATATCGGCCCGCTGATGCGAGAAGGCGTACCGGGAATGGGCCTGCGCGTCGAGCGCTCCAAATATTTCTGGTATCACCACACGAATGCGGACACCATGGACAAGCTGGATCCGCACGAGTTGAACCTGTGTGTCGCGACTCTGGCCGTCATGGCGTACGTGGTGGCGGATCTGCCTGAGAGGCTGGGAGGGGAGAGAGCGGCCACCAACTGA
- the egtD gene encoding L-histidine N(alpha)-methyltransferase, whose product MEASFLNDVLTGLSGSPKSLPSKYFYDATGSALFDKITELEEYYPTRTELQIMRENIDAIGASLGEELAIIEYGSGSSTKTRMILEHIPPGSTYVPIDISGVHLNQVADGLTADYPDLHVIPVHADYTTPVDLPEFDGRRVVYFPGSTIGNFRPANATRFLKRMHTIVGDDGGAIIGVDLKKDPEVLLNAYDDASGVTAEFNLNLLARINRELAADFDLDGFAHRAIYDEDEGRIEMHLVSRKAQTVRVADRAFRFERGEYVHTENSYKYGIDQFSELARGADFWVEQVWTDKRSWFALFLLHAKQAEV is encoded by the coding sequence TGACCGGTTTGTCCGGCTCGCCCAAGAGCTTGCCGTCCAAGTATTTCTACGACGCGACCGGATCCGCACTCTTCGATAAGATCACTGAACTCGAAGAGTACTACCCGACGCGGACAGAGCTGCAGATCATGCGCGAGAACATCGATGCGATCGGGGCATCGCTCGGTGAGGAGCTCGCGATCATCGAGTATGGAAGCGGGTCGAGCACGAAGACTCGCATGATTCTGGAGCACATCCCGCCAGGTTCGACGTACGTGCCCATCGATATCTCGGGCGTTCATCTCAACCAGGTGGCGGATGGGTTGACGGCCGACTATCCGGATCTTCATGTGATCCCGGTTCACGCGGACTACACCACCCCGGTCGACCTTCCCGAATTCGATGGCCGGAGGGTCGTCTATTTCCCGGGCTCAACAATCGGTAACTTTCGCCCGGCGAACGCCACACGATTCCTGAAGCGAATGCACACCATTGTCGGCGATGATGGGGGAGCGATTATCGGAGTGGATTTGAAAAAGGATCCCGAGGTACTTCTCAATGCGTACGACGACGCGTCGGGAGTCACTGCGGAGTTCAATCTTAATCTACTGGCGCGAATCAATCGCGAGCTTGCAGCGGACTTCGATCTTGACGGGTTCGCACACCGGGCCATCTACGATGAGGACGAGGGACGGATTGAGATGCATCTGGTCAGCCGGAAAGCGCAGACCGTCCGAGTTGCGGACCGGGCTTTTCGTTTTGAGCGTGGCGAATACGTTCACACGGAGAACTCCTACAAGTACGGTATCGATCAATTCAGCGAGCTGGCGCGCGGTGCTGACTTCTGGGTCGAGCAGGTCTGGACGGATAAGCGTAGCTGGTTTGCCCTATTCTTATTGCACGCGAAACAAGCTGAGGTTTGA